A single region of the Acidobacteriota bacterium genome encodes:
- a CDS encoding DinB family protein, which produces MVLTKKAQEVVDYMTREREKFLATAEGLSDAQVNFKPAEEQWSIREIFHHIWLVEGMTAKLMANMLKQATENHLPAEADPDGSVLGSLANHAEKLGTKFQAPERVRPIEALPLADSINKMTETRAKILEPLDALCRYDVSDLQFPHPALGPINTYQWLMVMGGHEARHRKQINRIKESENFPAS; this is translated from the coding sequence ATGGTATTAACCAAAAAGGCTCAAGAGGTCGTGGATTACATGACTCGTGAGCGCGAAAAATTTTTAGCGACCGCTGAGGGGTTAAGCGATGCGCAGGTCAATTTCAAACCCGCAGAAGAGCAATGGTCAATCAGAGAAATTTTTCATCACATCTGGCTGGTCGAGGGGATGACCGCAAAACTCATGGCAAATATGTTGAAGCAGGCGACGGAAAATCATTTGCCTGCCGAAGCCGACCCCGACGGCTCTGTGCTGGGTAGTCTGGCAAACCACGCCGAAAAACTGGGAACGAAATTTCAAGCGCCCGAACGTGTCAGACCGATTGAGGCGCTGCCGCTTGCCGATTCCATCAATAAGATGACGGAGACGCGCGCGAAAATCCTGGAACCGCTCGATGCGCTCTGCCGCTATGATGTGAGCGATTTGCAATTCCCGCATCCGGCTTTGGGTCCGATTAACACCTATCAATGGTTGATGGTGATGGGCGGACACGAAGCCCGCCACCGCAAACAGATCAACCGCATTAAAGAGAGCGAGAACTTTCCGGCGAGTTAA
- a CDS encoding thiol-disulfide isomerase has protein sequence MKRNLMFTVSVGLLFGCAMIIASTGNADTKNTKPLTFTKDIAPIFYSKCAECHRPGEIAPFSLMTYKETRPWGRSIREKVAEGAMPPWHADPAHGAFSNDRRLSKQEKETIINWVDTGMKEGNAKELPPAPQFTAGWNIGTPDVVLTAREFEVPANGTVNYQYFIVPTNFKEDKWVQAAEVRPGNRAVVHHVIAFVVEPGQLRAAFARDGILGLVGYAPGEGEVSLPDGEAKLVKANSMLVLQMHYTTNGTAQKDKTSIGLIFAKKPVQKIRMGGAALNSRFVIPAGADSYEVTSRFRFKEDAHITDLMPHMHLRGKDFLYRLVLPDGTTKILLSVPRYDFNWQTRYEFAQPVAAPKGSRIECVAHFDNSTKNKWNPDATKEVRWGQQTWEEMMIGFVGFTLDNQNLQQPEVSKK, from the coding sequence ATGAAAAGAAATTTAATGTTCACGGTAAGCGTCGGCTTGTTGTTTGGGTGCGCGATGATTATTGCATCAACCGGCAATGCCGACACCAAAAACACCAAACCGCTTACCTTTACCAAAGACATTGCGCCGATTTTTTACAGTAAATGCGCCGAATGTCACAGACCCGGCGAAATCGCCCCGTTTTCATTGATGACCTACAAAGAGACGCGCCCGTGGGGGCGTTCGATTCGCGAGAAAGTTGCCGAAGGCGCAATGCCGCCCTGGCACGCCGACCCCGCGCACGGCGCGTTCAGTAATGACCGCCGTCTTTCCAAACAGGAAAAAGAGACGATTATCAACTGGGTCGATACGGGGATGAAAGAAGGCAACGCCAAAGAGTTGCCGCCCGCGCCGCAATTCACAGCCGGTTGGAACATCGGCACCCCCGATGTGGTGTTGACGGCGCGCGAATTTGAAGTCCCCGCCAACGGCACGGTCAATTATCAATATTTCATCGTGCCGACGAATTTCAAAGAGGATAAATGGGTACAGGCGGCAGAGGTGCGTCCGGGCAATCGCGCTGTCGTGCATCACGTCATCGCTTTTGTGGTTGAACCCGGACAACTTCGCGCGGCTTTTGCGCGCGATGGCATATTGGGTCTGGTCGGTTACGCGCCCGGCGAAGGCGAAGTCTCGCTTCCTGATGGCGAGGCGAAATTGGTAAAAGCCAATTCGATGCTCGTCCTGCAAATGCACTACACCACGAACGGCACCGCACAAAAAGATAAGACTTCGATTGGTTTGATATTTGCGAAAAAGCCTGTGCAGAAGATTCGCATGGGCGGCGCAGCTTTGAATAGTCGTTTTGTGATTCCGGCAGGCGCGGATAGTTATGAAGTCACTTCGCGTTTTCGCTTCAAAGAGGATGCGCACATCACCGACCTGATGCCACATATGCATCTGCGCGGCAAAGATTTTCTATATCGTCTGGTGTTGCCCGATGGCACGACGAAAATTCTGCTTTCGGTTCCGAGGTATGATTTCAACTGGCAGACGCGCTATGAATTTGCCCAGCCGGTTGCTGCGCCCAAAGGCAGCCGCATCGAATGCGTCGCGCACTTCGATAATTCGACCAAAAATAAATGGAATCCCGATGCCACGAAAGAGGTGCGATGGGGACAACAGACCTGGGAAGAGATGATGATTGGTTTCGTAGGCTTCACCCTCGACAATCAAAACCTGCAACAACCTGAAGTAAGTAAAAAGTAA
- a CDS encoding 4-hydroxyproline epimerase codes for MKSIDKKIIHVIDSHTGGEPTRVVTSGFPDLGKGSMAERLEKFKNQFDHYRSAIVNEPRGNDAIVGALLCQPVDAGSAAGVLFFNNVGVLGMCGHGTIGLMVTLAYLGKIQPGTHRIETPVGTVEATLHNPNEVSVANVASFRHAKDVTVEVEGHGKLTGDIAWGGNWFFLMSHHGQNLSLANLDELTEFSWRIRRALNEQGITGANGQEIDHVELFVPSDIAGVHSKSFVLCPGKAYDRSPCGTGTSAKLACLYADGKLKVGEVWRQESIVGSVFEGSVRVEGEKIYPTIKGSAFVNAEIDLILDENDSFCWGIRR; via the coding sequence ATGAAATCAATTGACAAAAAAATCATCCACGTCATTGATTCACACACTGGCGGCGAGCCGACGCGAGTGGTGACCAGTGGCTTTCCCGATTTGGGAAAAGGTTCAATGGCTGAACGACTGGAAAAATTCAAAAACCAGTTTGACCATTATCGTTCGGCAATCGTCAATGAACCGCGTGGCAATGACGCAATCGTCGGCGCTTTGCTTTGCCAACCGGTTGATGCCGGTAGCGCCGCCGGAGTGCTCTTTTTTAATAACGTCGGAGTCTTGGGAATGTGCGGACACGGCACCATCGGTTTGATGGTAACGCTTGCGTATCTTGGAAAAATCCAACCCGGCACTCATCGCATTGAAACCCCTGTCGGCACGGTCGAAGCCACTTTACACAATCCCAACGAAGTCTCGGTTGCCAATGTCGCGAGCTTTCGTCACGCCAAAGATGTCACCGTCGAAGTCGAAGGACACGGCAAACTGACAGGCGACATTGCCTGGGGAGGCAACTGGTTTTTTCTTATGAGTCATCACGGACAAAATCTGTCGCTTGCCAATCTCGACGAATTGACCGAATTTTCGTGGCGCATTCGCCGGGCGTTGAATGAACAAGGCATCACCGGCGCAAACGGACAGGAAATTGACCACGTCGAACTGTTCGTGCCTTCCGATATTGCCGGTGTGCATAGCAAGAGTTTCGTTTTATGTCCGGGCAAAGCTTATGACCGTTCGCCCTGCGGTACGGGGACCAGCGCCAAACTGGCTTGCCTGTACGCCGACGGAAAATTAAAAGTTGGCGAGGTCTGGCGACAGGAGAGCATCGTCGGCAGCGTCTTTGAAGGCAGCGTTCGCGTCGAAGGTGAAAAAATTTATCCGACAATTAAAGGCTCGGCGTTCGTCAATGCCGAAATCGATTTGATTCTTGACGAAAATGACTCGTTTTGCTGGGGAATTCGCAGATAA
- a CDS encoding FAD-dependent oxidoreductase, whose translation MTFDVAVIGGGIVGAACALECARSGMGVAIIESQIIGGGATAQGMGHIVVMDDSDAQFALTNYSQKLWEAKARDLPADVEYQRCGTIWVAADEEEMAEVYRKQQFYEARNVKVEVLDERALGDAEPNLRKNLAGGLLVKNDSVIYPPCAAKYFIERAKDKNARLFIGKPVVQISNEQVQLNDGTRIAAKFIVNATGSWSPELTPGIEVKKRKGHLLITDRYPDFVRHQLVELGYLKSAHSLTAESVAFNAQPRKTGQILIGSSRQFGVEHSQVESAMLKRMLARAVEYLPQLGELSAIRSWTGFRAATPDKLPLIGQSAISESLWLATGHEGLGITTSTGTAKLLVDQLLNRASEIPVEPYLPTRQVTEATHD comes from the coding sequence ATGACATTTGATGTTGCAGTAATCGGCGGGGGAATCGTTGGCGCAGCGTGCGCGCTCGAATGTGCGCGCTCAGGTATGGGTGTCGCCATCATTGAAAGTCAAATCATTGGTGGCGGCGCAACTGCACAAGGCATGGGGCACATCGTGGTAATGGATGATAGCGACGCGCAATTTGCCCTTACCAACTATTCGCAAAAATTATGGGAAGCCAAAGCCCGCGACCTCCCGGCAGATGTTGAATACCAACGTTGCGGGACAATTTGGGTCGCCGCAGACGAAGAAGAGATGGCGGAGGTTTATCGCAAACAACAATTTTATGAAGCGCGCAATGTTAAAGTCGAAGTGCTTGATGAACGAGCACTGGGTGATGCCGAACCGAACCTTCGTAAAAACCTTGCGGGCGGCTTACTGGTTAAAAATGACAGTGTGATTTATCCGCCCTGCGCTGCGAAGTATTTTATCGAACGCGCCAAAGATAAAAACGCCAGGCTTTTCATTGGAAAACCGGTTGTGCAAATTTCAAATGAGCAAGTGCAGTTAAATGACGGTACGCGCATCGCCGCTAAATTTATCGTTAATGCGACGGGCAGTTGGTCGCCGGAACTGACGCCCGGCATCGAAGTGAAAAAACGCAAAGGTCATCTGCTCATCACCGACCGCTATCCCGATTTTGTCCGTCATCAACTGGTTGAACTCGGCTACCTGAAAAGCGCCCATTCACTCACCGCCGAATCCGTGGCTTTCAACGCCCAACCTCGCAAAACCGGACAAATCCTGATTGGCTCATCACGTCAATTCGGAGTTGAACACTCGCAGGTCGAATCCGCAATGCTCAAGCGCATGCTCGCTCGCGCCGTTGAGTATTTGCCGCAACTCGGCGAACTTTCAGCGATTCGTTCGTGGACGGGATTTCGCGCCGCGACCCCCGATAAACTCCCTTTGATTGGTCAATCGGCAATTAGCGAAAGCCTCTGGCTTGCGACCGGGCACGAAGGCTTAGGCATCACCACTTCAACGGGAACCGCGAAACTTTTAGTTGACCAGCTGCTCAATCGTGCTTCTGAAATTCCGGTTGAACCCTATCTGCCGACGCGCCAGGTTACGGAGGCAACCCATGACTAA
- a CDS encoding (2Fe-2S)-binding protein gives MTKEVMVIINGVAVSMPEGATVAAAIMQTGVTGFRKSVSGEKRAPLCGMGICFECRVTIDGRPQARSCQIVCRNGMQVSTDE, from the coding sequence ATGACTAAAGAGGTGATGGTCATCATCAATGGGGTTGCTGTTTCGATGCCCGAAGGCGCTACGGTTGCAGCGGCGATTATGCAAACCGGGGTCACAGGATTTCGCAAATCGGTGAGCGGCGAAAAGCGCGCGCCGCTTTGCGGAATGGGCATCTGTTTTGAATGCCGGGTGACGATTGACGGACGACCGCAGGCGCGCAGTTGTCAAATCGTTTGCCGCAATGGCATGCAGGTTAGCACCGATGAATAG
- a CDS encoding FAD/NAD(P)-binding oxidoreductase — MNRQVYESEVLIVGAGPAGLAAASTAAKKNQRIAMVDDNPAIGGQIWRGAKRQSASSEIAEWFDKFQSAKVELINGARIVAQPEKNFLLAETLDGVCEFQFEKLILATGARERFLPFPGWTLPNVVGAGGLQALVKSGLSVAGKRVVVAGSGALLLAVAAFLKKADAEVLLIAEQAPLKRLAKFAFGLLGDAQKLLQAIELKKSLLGVRYLTNAWVTKAHGEEQLTHVTLQKGERRWDVECDYLACGFHLLPNLELPQLLGCEIENGAVKVDEFQQTSQENIFCAGESTGIGGLDLSLIEGQIAGFAASGNYHEARGLLAARSKAGGFANLLNATFRLRDELKDLCESQTFVCRCEDVTFERLRNLNSWREAKLHTRCGMGACQGRICGGATEFLFDWKVESIRPPAFPCRVETLIKSDEVIL; from the coding sequence ATGAATAGACAGGTTTACGAAAGCGAGGTGTTGATTGTTGGCGCAGGTCCCGCCGGGCTTGCGGCGGCATCGACAGCCGCCAAAAAAAATCAGCGCATCGCGATGGTTGATGATAATCCGGCAATTGGCGGGCAAATCTGGCGCGGCGCGAAACGCCAATCGGCATCAAGCGAAATTGCTGAGTGGTTCGATAAATTTCAATCGGCAAAAGTCGAATTGATTAATGGGGCGCGTATCGTGGCACAACCGGAAAAGAATTTTCTGCTTGCCGAGACCTTGGATGGGGTTTGCGAATTTCAGTTTGAAAAATTGATTCTCGCAACCGGGGCGCGTGAACGTTTCCTGCCGTTTCCGGGTTGGACGCTTCCTAATGTCGTGGGCGCGGGTGGGTTGCAGGCGTTGGTTAAATCCGGGTTGTCGGTTGCCGGAAAGCGCGTGGTGGTTGCCGGAAGCGGCGCGTTGTTGCTGGCGGTTGCGGCTTTCTTGAAAAAAGCGGACGCGGAAGTTTTACTCATCGCTGAGCAAGCGCCGCTTAAACGACTCGCGAAATTTGCGTTTGGGTTGTTGGGTGACGCGCAAAAATTATTGCAGGCGATTGAACTCAAAAAATCGCTGCTCGGAGTTCGCTATTTGACCAATGCCTGGGTGACCAAAGCGCATGGCGAAGAGCAACTCACCCACGTCACTTTGCAAAAAGGTGAACGTCGCTGGGATGTCGAATGTGATTATCTTGCCTGCGGATTTCATCTGCTACCGAACCTTGAACTTCCACAACTGCTGGGCTGTGAAATTGAAAACGGCGCGGTAAAAGTGGATGAATTTCAACAGACTTCACAGGAAAATATTTTTTGCGCCGGTGAATCCACAGGCATCGGCGGATTGGATTTATCGCTCATCGAAGGGCAAATCGCAGGCTTTGCGGCAAGCGGAAATTACCACGAAGCGCGAGGGCTTTTGGCGGCGCGGAGCAAAGCCGGGGGTTTTGCAAATTTGTTGAATGCGACGTTCAGGCTGCGCGATGAATTAAAAGATTTATGTGAATCGCAGACTTTTGTGTGTCGTTGTGAAGATGTAACCTTTGAGCGTTTGCGAAATCTCAATTCCTGGCGCGAAGCCAAATTGCATACACGTTGCGGAATGGGCGCGTGTCAGGGAAGAATCTGTGGCGGCGCAACCGAATTTTTATTCGACTGGAAAGTGGAATCTATTCGACCTCCGGCATTTCCGTGTCGCGTTGAAACGCTTATAAAAAGCGATGAAGTAATTTTATGA
- a CDS encoding dihydrodipicolinate synthase family protein: MTWKGVMPAITTCFNEDLSIDHEFVARHCNWMIDAGCTGIVAPGSLGEGNTLTFDERIALWQTIIKAVGERVPVVAAISALSTAEAVKQAKTAAEVGCLGLMVLPPYVYKGDWREMKYHVAATMRATNLSCMLYNNPVAYGTDFLPEQIEELAAEHENFHSVKESSTDVRRVTAIRALVGNRLEVFVGVDDAIVEAIAVGATGWIAGLVNAFPKESVDLFNYAMQGETEKAMKLYNWFLPLLRLDTVPKFVQLIKLVQAEIGMGNARVRPPRLEIVGKELEAAKAVIHHALSHHPNLD, translated from the coding sequence ATGACCTGGAAGGGCGTGATGCCCGCAATTACTACCTGTTTTAATGAAGATTTGAGCATTGACCACGAATTCGTGGCGCGGCATTGCAACTGGATGATTGATGCAGGATGCACGGGGATTGTCGCGCCGGGTTCGCTTGGCGAAGGCAATACCCTAACCTTTGATGAACGCATCGCGCTCTGGCAAACCATTATCAAGGCAGTCGGTGAGCGTGTGCCTGTGGTTGCGGCAATATCCGCGCTCAGCACTGCTGAAGCCGTCAAACAGGCGAAGACCGCCGCCGAAGTCGGATGCCTGGGCTTGATGGTGTTGCCGCCTTATGTGTACAAAGGCGACTGGCGCGAAATGAAATACCATGTTGCTGCAACCATGCGGGCGACCAACCTATCGTGCATGCTTTACAACAACCCGGTTGCTTACGGCACGGATTTTTTGCCGGAACAGATTGAGGAACTCGCCGCCGAACATGAAAATTTTCATTCGGTAAAAGAATCGAGTACGGACGTGCGCCGCGTGACCGCAATTCGCGCGCTGGTCGGCAACCGGCTCGAAGTTTTCGTTGGCGTCGATGATGCGATTGTCGAAGCCATCGCGGTTGGCGCGACGGGATGGATTGCCGGGCTGGTAAATGCTTTTCCGAAAGAGTCGGTTGATTTATTCAACTACGCGATGCAGGGCGAAACCGAAAAAGCGATGAAATTATACAACTGGTTTTTGCCTTTGCTCCGCCTGGACACGGTGCCGAAATTCGTGCAGTTGATTAAACTTGTTCAAGCCGAAATCGGTATGGGCAATGCCCGCGTGCGTCCGCCAAGACTTGAAATCGTTGGCAAAGAATTGGAAGCGGCAAAAGCGGTGATTCATCACGCGCTCAGTCATCATCCGAATTTAGATTGA
- a CDS encoding aldehyde dehydrogenase (NADP(+)), whose protein sequence is MTLTGESIIGFKRGARHDETFYGFNPATGEPLEPVYWAASADEIEKSVQLAAKAFAEYRCTSGTRRAAFLRQIAANIEALGEPLITRATAETALPAGRIQMEIGRTCNQLRMFAALLDEGSWVDARIDRANPQRTPAPKPDVRSMLRPLGVVVVFGASNFPLAFSTAGGDTASALAAGCTVLVKAHPAHPGTAELVGLAIQDAVKTCNLPEGVFSLLYGAGNQLGEMLVQHPLVKAVGFTGSRQGGLALMRLAQARPEPIPFYAEMSSVNPVFILPGAMRERRDQLINGLHTSVTLGAGQFCTNPGLVFLEDDANASAFAEKLGELMKTSMPFTMLTEGIATVYQQSVTARASHATTLAVNRETTGTSCQTTAALFQTEAQRFLQQAELGEEIFGPTTLLIKHSSRDELLNAARALEGQLTATIHGTEQDLAEFSDLIAILETKAGRLVFNGFPTGVEVCPAMVHGGPFPATSDGRSTSVGTRAIFRFTREVCYQDFPDTALPEELRNENPLGIWRMIDGGLTRDAIA, encoded by the coding sequence TTGACCTTAACAGGCGAGTCAATCATCGGATTCAAACGTGGCGCGCGTCACGACGAAACCTTTTATGGATTTAACCCGGCAACCGGCGAACCACTGGAACCGGTTTACTGGGCGGCAAGCGCAGATGAAATCGAAAAGAGTGTGCAACTCGCGGCAAAGGCTTTTGCGGAGTATCGCTGCACATCCGGTACAAGGCGCGCGGCATTTCTCAGACAGATTGCCGCAAACATCGAAGCCCTCGGCGAACCATTAATCACCCGCGCCACCGCTGAAACCGCTTTGCCCGCAGGTCGCATTCAAATGGAGATCGGGCGCACCTGCAATCAACTGCGAATGTTTGCCGCTTTGCTTGATGAAGGCTCGTGGGTTGATGCGCGTATTGATCGCGCCAACCCTCAGCGAACACCCGCGCCGAAACCCGATGTGCGTTCGATGCTAAGACCTTTGGGAGTGGTTGTGGTGTTTGGCGCAAGCAATTTTCCGCTGGCTTTTTCAACCGCGGGCGGTGACACAGCATCGGCTCTGGCAGCCGGTTGTACGGTTTTGGTCAAAGCTCACCCGGCGCACCCCGGCACTGCTGAACTCGTTGGCTTGGCAATTCAAGATGCGGTGAAGACCTGCAATTTGCCGGAAGGGGTTTTCTCTTTGTTGTATGGCGCAGGCAATCAATTGGGCGAGATGTTGGTTCAACATCCGCTGGTCAAAGCCGTAGGGTTTACCGGCTCACGCCAAGGCGGACTCGCGCTAATGCGACTGGCGCAGGCGCGACCCGAACCGATTCCGTTTTATGCGGAGATGAGCAGCGTCAACCCGGTGTTCATTTTGCCCGGCGCAATGCGCGAGCGGCGAGACCAATTGATAAACGGGCTGCATACTTCTGTCACATTGGGCGCGGGACAATTCTGCACCAATCCCGGTTTGGTGTTTTTGGAAGATGATGCGAATGCGTCGGCATTTGCAGAAAAACTTGGCGAATTGATGAAAACTTCTATGCCCTTCACGATGCTCACCGAAGGCATTGCGACGGTTTATCAACAAAGCGTTACTGCGCGCGCAAGCCACGCCACCACGCTTGCGGTAAACCGCGAAACGACCGGCACAAGTTGTCAAACTACTGCGGCATTATTTCAAACCGAGGCGCAAAGGTTTTTGCAACAGGCGGAACTTGGCGAAGAGATTTTTGGTCCGACAACGCTGCTTATCAAACATTCGAGTCGCGATGAATTATTGAATGCGGCGCGCGCGCTTGAAGGGCAACTGACGGCAACCATTCACGGAACCGAGCAGGATTTAGCGGAGTTCAGCGATTTGATTGCGATTTTGGAAACCAAAGCCGGGCGGTTGGTTTTTAATGGATTTCCGACCGGCGTTGAAGTTTGCCCGGCGATGGTTCACGGTGGTCCCTTTCCTGCGACTTCCGACGGACGTTCGACATCGGTTGGCACACGGGCGATTTTCCGCTTCACCCGCGAAGTCTGTTATCAGGATTTTCCTGACACGGCATTACCTGAAGAACTGCGAAACGAAAACCCGCTCGGCATTTGGCGGATGATTGATGGCGGGCTTACGCGCGACGCTATCGCTTAA